The genomic region TGACGTCGGGCTTGAGGACGTCGCCGTCGTCGACGAGGGCCGGACCGCGCGAGGAGAACGCCGATATCTGCGGCGTCGCCGTCGCGCGGCCCGTGGTGTTGCCGACCTGGAAGGAGGCCGTGGCGTTCCGGTTCCCCCGGACGTACGCGACGACGCGCTGGCCTGCGGTGGTGTCGAGGTGGACCGTGGGCACGGAGTGCGCGTCGGGTTCGAGGGAGTTCGAGACGGGGTTGTAGAGGACCATCCCCACCCCGCCGACCCGGGCGACCTCGGCGGACTTCGCCACGCGGGCGGTGATCGCGCGTTCGCAGACGACGATCTTGCCCTTGGCCTTGGCCGGGTCGAGCGAGCCGTCGAGGCACTTGTCGGCGTCGTCGGCCGGTGCCTGCCGGATCCGCACGGCCGACCCCAGGACGATCGGGGCCGAGGCCAGCGGCTTCTGCTGCAGGCGCGCACCGACGAGCTTGGTGCCGTCCCCGAGGACGACCGTGCCCTCGTGCAGGACGGACGTGGCGGCGGCGACGGTGGTCACCCAGGGGCTCTGGTGGTCGACGGTCGAGGCGGCCGGCCCGGAGTTCCCGGCCGAGGCCGACACGAAGATCCCCGCGGAGGCCGCGGACAGGAACGCCAGCTCGACCGGGTCGGCCGGGTCGGGCGAGGGGTCGGAGCCGATGGAGTAGTTGATGACGTCGACGTTGTCGGCGACGGCCTGGTCGATCGCGGCGACGAGGTCGGAGGTCTGGCAGCCGTTCTGCCCGTCCTCGCCCGTCCAGCACACCTTGTAGACGGCGAGGGCGGCGGCGGGCGCGATGCCGGTGACGTCGCCGTAGGAGTCGCCCTGGATCGTCGCGGGCACCCCGTTGCGGCCGACGGCGGTCGTGCCCGTGTGGGTGCCGTGCCCGTCGCTGTCGCGGGCCGAGTCGAACTCCTCCGGCGCGAGGGCCTGCGCCTGGAGGAAACCCTCGTTGAAGGAGCGGGCCCCGACGACCTTCGTCGAGCAGTTCGAGGCGCTCCACTGCTGGCCGGTCTGGCAGATCCCGGTGTAGGTGCCGCCGTCGGCCTTGGTCATGCGGATCGTGGACCCGCTGCGGTACGGCCCGTAGGGGTCGTTCGCGGGTGCCTTCGTGGGCAGCTTCGCGCCCGCGACCGACGGGTGCTCGGGCCACAGGCCGGTGTCGAGGTCGGCGACGACGACGCCGCGGCCGGCCTGGGCGACCCCGCCGAGCTGGTCCCACACACCGCCCTTGCCGGTGAGGCCGAGGTAGTCGGCGGTGGTCCTCGTGGACGCTGCGGTCGGCGCCGCCGACGCGGTGGTGCCGGAGGCCGCGGCAGAACCCTGGCTCTCGCTCGTCGTGTCGGCCAGGTGCCGGGTGACGTCGGGGGCGACCGAGACGACGCCGGCCGTCGCGGCCAGCCGCTTCGCCTGCGCCGCGGACAGGTGGGCGCTGAACCCGTTGAGCGCCACGGTGAACCGCTGCTGCGGCCTGGCACCGACGACGTCGGCGACCTTGGTCTGGGCCGACAGGAGCAGGTCCCGGTAGCGGCGGGTGGTGGACCGGGTCATGTCCAGCTCCCCGCCCGCGGACTTCAGCCTCGGGATGCCGGGAACGGAACCGTCGTAGTTCGCGATGGGGTCCTGGGCGAGGGTGACGACGTAGTTGCCGTCGGCGAAGGTCGTCGCCGGCGCGGAGGGTGGGGCGGCGGTCGCAGGGAGCGCGTGCGCGACGGCGAGGAGGATCCCCACCCCCGTCGCGAGCGCTGTGGTGGTGAGTGGACGTCGGGCGACCACGGTGGCCTCCAGCGGGGCAGGAGCGAAGGATTACTAGAAGTGTGCATCGTGTGACAGTCGGTGAAGACGTGACGCGGGGCAGCCAATCGGGTGACGGACGAACCGTCAAGACCGACACGACCTCCGGTGCTCGGGGCCGCAACACCGGCCGTCTCCGACGCTCCGTAGTCTTGGGACGTGCCGACCACCGACGTCCCCCGGTCCACCACCGCCGCCCCGACCCGCCCGGGTCCTCGCCGTGCGCTGCTGGCGACCGCGGCCGGGGTCTTGGCGCTCACCGGCGGACTGGTCACGGCCGGCCCCGCGGCCGCCCACGACCGCCTCGAGTCCACCAACCCCGCGGACGGCGCCACCGTCGCCACCGCCCCGGACGCCGTCGTCCTCACCATGTCCTCGACCCCGCTCGCGCTGGGGACCCTCGTCCGCGTGACCGGCCCCGACGGGGCCGTGGTCTCCAGCGGGGACCCGCAGATCGTCGACGCCGACGTCACCGAACCGCTCACGGGGGCCCGCCCCGCGGGCACCTACACGGTCGACTGGCGGATCACGTCCTCCGACGGCCACCCCGTCTCGGGCACCTTCTCGTTCACGGCGACCGGCGCGGCGGGCGGCTCGGCCAGCCCCACCACCTCCGCGCCCGACGCCACGGCGAGCGACTCCCCCAGCCCCTCAACGAGCTCGAGCGCAGCGGTCGTCGACCCGTCCAACCCGGTCGCCTCCGAGGGCAACGGGGGCCTCATCGCCGCCGGCATCGCCGTCGTCGTGGTGGTCGGCGGCATCGGCGGGCTCATCGGGTACCGGCGCCGGCAGCGCTGAGCGCCCGTCCCGACCGTTCCAGGCGCAGGTCGAGGAACCACACGAGCACGACCAGGACCCCGAAACCCGCGCCGACGGCGCTGACGAGGGGCCACCCGCCCGCCCCCCACGCCGCCGAGCCGACGGCCGACCCCAGCGCGCCGCCGGCGAAGTAGGTCGTCATGTAGACGGAGTTCAGCCGCGCCCGGGCGTCCGGGCGCAGCGGGTAGACCACGTTCTGGTTCGACACGTGGACGGCCTGCAGGAACATGTCCGCCAGTCCGAACCCGAGGACGAACAGCAGCAGCGACGTCAGCCACACCGAGCTCGACAACCCGAGCAGGCCCCAGGTGGCGACGAGACCCACGGCGCCGATGCCCGTCGCCCACTGCCCCTTGCCCGCGTCCGCCATCCGGCCGGCGAGGGAGGCCATCGATGCGCCGGCCACCCCCGCCAGCCCGACGAGCCCGATCTGCAGCTCGGACAGGCCGAAGCGGGGACCGGCCAGCAGGAACGTCGTCGTCGCGAACAGGACCGAGACGCCCGCGAAACCCAGCCCGCCGAGCAGGGCGCGCGTGCGCAACCGCGGCAGTTCGGCGACCAGCCGCGCCCCCGACGCGAGCGTCGCCAGGTACCCGCCGGGGGCGGACGGGACGCTGCGCGGGAGCCTGCGGCGCAACAGGACCGCGATGAGGAGCAACCCCACCGCGACGAGCGCGTAGGGGGCGTGCCACCCACCCACCTCGGCCAGCGCTCCGGACACGCTGCGCGCCAGCAGGGCCCCGATGAGCAACCCGCTCATCACGGTGCCGACGGCGCGGCCCTCACGGCCCGGTTCGGCCAGTTCCGCGGCGAACGGGACGAGGACCTGCGCGGCGACCGAGAACACGCCCGCCACCGCCGTCCCGACGACGAGCACCGCGTACGAGGGGGCGAGGGCGCACACGGCGTGCCCGGCCGCCGCCAGCAGGGCGAGGGTGACGAGGAGCCGGCGCCGTTCCAGCAGGTCGCCGAGCGGGACGACGAGCAGCAGGCCGAGCCCGTAGGAGACCTGGGCGACGGTCACGAGCGCCGCGGCGCGGCCGTCGGAGACCCCGAGGTCGGTGGCGATCGTGTCGAGCAACGGCTGGTTGACGTAGTTGCCGCCGACGGTCAGACCGGTCGTGACGGCCATGAGCAGCAGCAGCGGGCGGGTCAGCACCGGCCCATCGTGCGCCGGGGCCCATCCCCTGTCCAAGCGATCGGACGACCCGCACCGATCGCGATCCGCGATCGACGGGTGGGGGCGTTCCGGGGAGACTGTACGCCGTGACCCCGTTGCAGCTGCGGTGCGTCCTCGCGGTCGCGCAGGACCTGCACTTCACGCGCGCCGCGGCCGCGCTCGGGATCGCCCAGTCCGCGCTGAGCCACCAGGTCGCGACGCTGGAGGCCGAACTCGGGGCCCGCTTGTTCGAGCGGACGAGCCGGCGCGTCCGGCTGACGGCCGCGGGTGCCGCCCTGCTCCCCCGCGCCCGGTCGGTGCTCGCCGAGCTCGACCGGCTGCGCACGGACGTCGTCGCCGCCGGTGGCGCCGTCGCGGGGCGCCTGCGCATCGGGACCGTGCCGACCCTGCCGGAGGTCCGGCTGGCCGACGTCGTGGCCGGTCTGCACCGCCGCCACCCGGCGGTCCGGGCGTCCGTGGTGGTGCAGGGCAGCGACGCGACCCTCGCCGCCGTCGCGGACGGGTCCCTCGACGTGGGGTTCGTCGGGCTGGCGCTGACCGAACCCCCGGCGGGGGTCGAGCGGCGGCTGCTCGCGGTCGAACGGCACGTCGCCGTCGTCGCGGCCGACGACCCGTGGCGCGCCCGGCGCCGGGTCCGGCTCCGCGACGTGGCCGCCCGGCCGTGCGTCGACTTCCCCGCCGGCACCGGTGGCCGCCGGCAGACGGACGCCGCCTTCGCCGCCGCCAGCCTCGTGCGCGACGTCGTCGTGGAGTCCGACGACGTCGGCCTCGTGCTCGACCTCGTCCGCCGGGGCGTGGGGACGGCACTGCTGCCCGCGTCCACCGTGCCCGGTTCCGCGGGCCTGCACACCGTCGCGGTCGTCGACGGCCCGGCCCGGCGCACCTCCGTCCTGCACGCCGGCGACGGCGCCTCGGCCGCGACGCGCGCCTTCCTCGCCGAGCTCGACCGGCACCTGCCCGCCGGAGGCGCAGCGGGGTGAGGGCGCAGCGCACGCACGGGGACACCCACGGGGGAACTCACGTGGAGTGAGACGCGGGTGTCCCGAACCGGTCGCCCCGACGACGCCGAGCGGCCACCCACGGGTGTTCCCACGCCCGGTCCCACCTGGTGGCAGCCGTCGGACCGGCCAGCCGGTCGTCAGGACGACGCGCGCCCCGGTCCCACCCCCGGTCCGACGTCGCGCCGGGCCGCAGGACACCCATCGGGACACCCACGGGGGAACTCACGTGGAGTGAGACGTGGGTGTCCCGAACCGGTCGCCCCGACGACGCCGAACGGCCACCCACGGGTGTTCCCACCTCCGGTCTCACGGCCCGTGCCGCGCGACGGCCACGGACGCAGCAAGGGGCGGGACCCGGTCGGGTCCCGCCCCTCGCTCACCGCTGTCCGGCGCGCGTCCTGGTCAGGGGACGATGAGGCCGTTCGTCTGCGTGCGGGCGCGGTCGAAGCGGGCCTGGGCGTCGGCCCAGTTCACGACGTTCCACCAGGCCTTGACGTAGTCCGGCTTGACGTTCTTGTAGTCCAGGTAGAACGCGTGCTCCCACATGTCCAGCACGACGATCGGGACCAGGC from Kineococcus endophyticus harbors:
- a CDS encoding LysR substrate-binding domain-containing protein; this encodes MTPLQLRCVLAVAQDLHFTRAAAALGIAQSALSHQVATLEAELGARLFERTSRRVRLTAAGAALLPRARSVLAELDRLRTDVVAAGGAVAGRLRIGTVPTLPEVRLADVVAGLHRRHPAVRASVVVQGSDATLAAVADGSLDVGFVGLALTEPPAGVERRLLAVERHVAVVAADDPWRARRRVRLRDVAARPCVDFPAGTGGRRQTDAAFAAASLVRDVVVESDDVGLVLDLVRRGVGTALLPASTVPGSAGLHTVAVVDGPARRTSVLHAGDGASAATRAFLAELDRHLPAGGAAG
- a CDS encoding S8 family serine peptidase is translated as MVARRPLTTTALATGVGILLAVAHALPATAAPPSAPATTFADGNYVVTLAQDPIANYDGSVPGIPRLKSAGGELDMTRSTTRRYRDLLLSAQTKVADVVGARPQQRFTVALNGFSAHLSAAQAKRLAATAGVVSVAPDVTRHLADTTSESQGSAAASGTTASAAPTAASTRTTADYLGLTGKGGVWDQLGGVAQAGRGVVVADLDTGLWPEHPSVAGAKLPTKAPANDPYGPYRSGSTIRMTKADGGTYTGICQTGQQWSASNCSTKVVGARSFNEGFLQAQALAPEEFDSARDSDGHGTHTGTTAVGRNGVPATIQGDSYGDVTGIAPAAALAVYKVCWTGEDGQNGCQTSDLVAAIDQAVADNVDVINYSIGSDPSPDPADPVELAFLSAASAGIFVSASAGNSGPAASTVDHQSPWVTTVAAATSVLHEGTVVLGDGTKLVGARLQQKPLASAPIVLGSAVRIRQAPADDADKCLDGSLDPAKAKGKIVVCERAITARVAKSAEVARVGGVGMVLYNPVSNSLEPDAHSVPTVHLDTTAGQRVVAYVRGNRNATASFQVGNTTGRATATPQISAFSSRGPALVDDGDVLKPDVTAPGSGVIAGYSPVASTNGKDLFAPESGTSMSAPHVTGLAALYMAAHPEFTPMMVKSALMTTARDIVGSDGKAVRKVLSAGAGFVEPTKMSSPGLVYDSTPVDWLSWLEGSGVDTGTGLPAVDPSDLNQASIAVGDLVGTRTVTRSVTAVTGGLYYAKASVPGFDVQVQPSVLNLQPGQTGQFRVTFSRTTAPVDQWSSGWLTWTGGQRLTVRSPVALKPLTLGGVPADLTAPAAASGSVRATVLPGTTGALDLTATGLVAGDTRSGRVPVGDVREFPVTIPEGTTFTRFDLVGQAGSDVDLFLYTDGGTLVAQSATTAADERIDGFVEPGRYVLQVSGYTGAGGASDVGYSVTSYVLGAGAGAGSFTVRPDPLQLTQGRPATVTASWKGVDPSKRYLGTIAYGDTPLRTVVTVG
- a CDS encoding MFS transporter translates to MLTRPLLLLMAVTTGLTVGGNYVNQPLLDTIATDLGVSDGRAAALVTVAQVSYGLGLLLVVPLGDLLERRRLLVTLALLAAAGHAVCALAPSYAVLVVGTAVAGVFSVAAQVLVPFAAELAEPGREGRAVGTVMSGLLIGALLARSVSGALAEVGGWHAPYALVAVGLLLIAVLLRRRLPRSVPSAPGGYLATLASGARLVAELPRLRTRALLGGLGFAGVSVLFATTTFLLAGPRFGLSELQIGLVGLAGVAGASMASLAGRMADAGKGQWATGIGAVGLVATWGLLGLSSSVWLTSLLLFVLGFGLADMFLQAVHVSNQNVVYPLRPDARARLNSVYMTTYFAGGALGSAVGSAAWGAGGWPLVSAVGAGFGVLVVLVWFLDLRLERSGRALSAAGAGTR
- a CDS encoding copper resistance CopC family protein yields the protein MPTTDVPRSTTAAPTRPGPRRALLATAAGVLALTGGLVTAGPAAAHDRLESTNPADGATVATAPDAVVLTMSSTPLALGTLVRVTGPDGAVVSSGDPQIVDADVTEPLTGARPAGTYTVDWRITSSDGHPVSGTFSFTATGAAGGSASPTTSAPDATASDSPSPSTSSSAAVVDPSNPVASEGNGGLIAAGIAVVVVVGGIGGLIGYRRRQR